CCGACGATTTCGAGCAGCATTGCGTCGCCGTGTGCGAGCGCCTGGGTGTTCCATTGATGGTGCACCGCGTCGACGCTCGGCACGCGCAGGGCGACAGTCCCGAGGATGCGGCGCGGCGTGCCCGTTATGACGCTTTTGCAGCGATGGCCGGTGCGGGCCTGCCGGCTGGCGCTGTCAAATCAATAGTTCTCGGGCACCATGCCGACGACCAAGTCGAGACACTGCTGCTCGCCCTGTCCAGGGGCGCGGGGTTGCCGGGTCTGGCTGCCATGCCGGCCCATGCGCAGCGCGCTGGACTCGACATCTACCGGCCGCTGCTGTCAGTGCCCGGCGCCGATATCCACGCCTGGCTGGAAGGTCTCGATTTGCCCTGGATCGAAGACCCGACCAACGAAGACGAGCGCTACACCCGCAACCGGATCCGTGCGGTACTGCTGCCCGCGCTGGAGCGCACATTCCCCCAATTCCGCACCACCTTTGCCCGCAGCATCGGCCATGCCGCGCAGGCGCAGGAACTGCTGGGCGAACTCGCGGCGCAAGACCTTGCCGTGGTGGGCCATCCGCCCCGCATCGCCAGTCTGCAGGGGCTTTCGCGTGCGCGGCAGGCCAATGTGCTGCGGCACTGGCTGATGCAGGCGCACGGCTGCGCGCCCAGCGCGGCGCAGCTCGACCAGCTGCTCGGCCAGGTGCGTGCCTGCACCACGCGCGGCCATCGGATCCACCTCAAGGTGGCCAACGGCTTCATCGAACGAAGGGGTGATTTGCTGCATTGGTACAATGCCCCGCCCTCGTCCAAGGCTTCGCGCTGACGGCTTGCAGGGCGCCGCGCTGGCACTCGGGAGTGAAGCGGCCCTTTCTCTTTCTCTGAATTCACCCATGGCATTGATCGTTCACAAATACGGCGGTACGTCGATGGGCTCGACCGAGCGCATCAAGAATGTCGCCAAGCGCGTTGCCAAGTGGGCACGCGCCGGCCACCAGATGATCGTGGTCCCGAGTGCCATGAGCGGCGAAACCAATCGCCTGCTCGGCCTGGCCAAGGAACTGGCGCCCAGCAAACCGAGCGACGCCCACGGGCGCGAGCTCGACATGCTCGCCTCGACCGGCGAACAGGCGTCGTCCGCGCTGCTGGCCATTGCGCTGCAAGCCGAAGGCATGGAAGCCGTGAGCTACGCGGGCTGGCAGGTGTCGGTGCGCACCGACAACTCGTACACCAAGGCACGCATCGAGAGCATCGACGACGAACGCGTGCGCGCCGACCTGGACGCCGGCAAGGTGGTGGTCATCACCGGCTTTCAGGGCGTGGACGACGCCGGCAACATCACCACGCTGGGCCGCGGCGGCAGCGACACCTCGGCGGTGGCTATTGCCGCCGCCATGAAGGCGCACGAGTGCCTGATCTATACCGACGTGGACGGCGTCTACACCACCGACCCGCGCGTGGAGCCCGATGCGCGGCGCCTCTCGACCGTGAGCTTCGAA
The Variovorax paradoxus genome window above contains:
- the tilS gene encoding tRNA lysidine(34) synthetase TilS, with the protein product MNEAFERAMAAFEPAHLPLAVGFSGGADSTALLAACASAWPGQVVAFHVHHGLQAAADDFEQHCVAVCERLGVPLMVHRVDARHAQGDSPEDAARRARYDAFAAMAGAGLPAGAVKSIVLGHHADDQVETLLLALSRGAGLPGLAAMPAHAQRAGLDIYRPLLSVPGADIHAWLEGLDLPWIEDPTNEDERYTRNRIRAVLLPALERTFPQFRTTFARSIGHAAQAQELLGELAAQDLAVVGHPPRIASLQGLSRARQANVLRHWLMQAHGCAPSAAQLDQLLGQVRACTTRGHRIHLKVANGFIERRGDLLHWYNAPPSSKASR